A region of Rhea pennata isolate bPtePen1 chromosome 36, bPtePen1.pri, whole genome shotgun sequence DNA encodes the following proteins:
- the LOC134152959 gene encoding LOW QUALITY PROTEIN: sushi, nidogen and EGF-like domain-containing protein 1 (The sequence of the model RefSeq protein was modified relative to this genomic sequence to represent the inferred CDS: inserted 2 bases in 1 codon; deleted 1 base in 1 codon) produces the protein MELGSRQTKAPALLLPPLLLLLLLLLEPVLSSPQPTMTPVEGGPLYPFGSGVGDRRTPREDDGMSPPVALGRPFVFYGRPHRSLYVNNNGVVSFGVGVPEFTPHPFPLPGHRPFVAPYWADVDTRRGGDVFYRETQDPELLARLARDLRPAVAPGDPMPQPTWAFVATWXTAYFGTASKKVNTFQAVLAMDDVTAFIMLNYGGIQWTTGSPTGGDPHTGLGGIPAQVGFNSGDDTHYYNVPGSRTPAVLRVGRTSNVGVPGRWVFRVDEFTATEGPSPAAATTWDTVGRPRPPRGQLGRVESRRRPPRSRRRSRRRSRRRSRATDPGVRPHP, from the exons ATGGAGCTGGG GTCCCGGCAGACGAAGGCTCccgccctgctcctcccccccctcctcctcctcctcctcctgctgctgg AGCCGGTgctcagcagcccccagcccacGATGACGCCGGTGGAGG GGGGGCCTCTCTACCCCTTCGGGTCGGGGGTCGGCGACCGCCGGACCCCCCGCGAGGACGACGGCATGAGCCCCCCCGTGGCCCTGGGCCGCCCCTTCGTCTTCTACGGCCGCCCCCACCGCTCGCTCTAC GTGAACAACAACGGCGTGGTGTCGTTCGGGGTGGGGGTGCCCGAGTTCACCCCCCACCCCTTCCCCCTGCCGGGCCACCGCCCCTTCGTGGCGCCGTACTGGGCCGACGTGGACACGCGCCGGGGCGGAGACGTCTTCTACCGCGAGACCCAGGACCCCGAGCTGCTGGCCAGGTTGGCCCGGGACCTGCGTCCGGCCGTGGCCCCCGGCGACCCCATGCCGCAGCCCACCTGGGCCTTCGTGGCCACCTG CACCGCGTACTTCGGCACGGCCAGCAAGAAG GTGAACACCTTCCAGGCCGTGCTGGCCATGGATGACGTCACGGCCTTCATCATGCTCAACTACGGTGGCATCCAATGGACCACGGGC TCTCCAACGGGGGGCGACCCCCACACAGGCCTGGGGGGCATCCCGGCCCAG GTGGGTTTCAACAGCGGCGACGACACCCACTACTACAACGTGCCGGGCTCGCGGACGCCGGCCGTGCTGCGCGTGGGGCGGACCTCCAACGTGGGCGTCCCCGGGCGCTGGGTCTTCCGCGTGGACGAGTTCACGGCCACCGAGGGGCCGTCGCCGGCCGCCGCCACGACCTGGGACACCGTGGGTCGCCCGCGACCTCCGCGGGGACAACTGGGACGAGTCGAGAGCCGTCGACGGCCGCCGAGGAGCCGGAGGAGGAGCCGGAGGAGGAGCCGGAGGAGGAGCCGGGCTAC ggacccaggcgtccggccccACCCAtaa
- the LOC134152968 gene encoding FXYD domain-containing ion transport regulator 3-like, with translation MACAALGGLLLLAVLPPATADAAPPDVTDPFYYDWHRLRMAGLVVAAVLCVLGVIVLFSSKCKCGSKGSRRRPPPETSHLVTAGAASAC, from the exons ATGGCCTGCGCCGCCCTgggggggctgctgctgctcgcaG ttctGCCCCCAGCGACTGCTGACGCTGCCCCCCCCG aTGTCACCGACCCCTTCTACTACG actgGCACCGCCTCCGCATGGCCGGCCTGGTGGTGGCCGCCGTCCTCTGCGTCCTCGGCGTCATCGTCCTCTTCA GCAGCAAGTGCAAGTGTGGCAGCAAGGGCAG ccgccgccgcccccccccggaGACCTCCCACCTCGTCACCGCAG GAGCTGCCAGCGCCTGCTGA